CGACCTATTAATTACATTGAATCACACTCTCCGACATTCTACAGAGAAATAGAAACCTGTTTGACAGCAAACAGGCTACACTAACTGCGATAAGAGGTAAATTATGACTAGAATCGTACATTGTTGTAAATTAAAGCGCGATGCTGAGGGTATGTTAAAAGCCCCCTTCCCTGGCGCTCTAGGTGAACGAATTTTTAATGAAGTATCTAAAGAAGCCTGGAACATGTGGCTGTCTCATCAAACTATGTTAATCAACGAGTATCGCTTAAATTTGCTCGAATCCAAATCAAGAGAATTTTTAAAAGAAGAAATGCAAAAGTATTTTTTCGGTGAAGGTTCAGAAAAACCTGCTGGATATACTCCAAATTAATCCATTTTGAAACATAATAACCCAAACTGTTGAATGGCCTCAGATTTTTTCATAAAAAATGAAATCAGTGCTTGACTCTAAGGCCATAAAAGGGTTTAATGCATCCCATTGGGGCCAGATAGCTCAGTCGGTAGAGCAGAGGATTGAAAATCCTCGTGTCGGCGGTTCGATTCCGTCTCTGGCCACCATGTAAATCAAATATTTAAATCCCCGTGTAAACTCAATGTAAAAAAACTCGCACTATTTTCCATTTAAGACGGCAGCTATAATCACCTACAAAGAACCTTAACGCGCACTCTGTAATTTTCAAAATTACAAAAATCATAAGCTCTTCGTTGAATCATTAACAACACAGCGCCCTAACATGAGTTCTATAAATGTAGGGTTCGGATTTTTCACAAACTTTAACAACGAACCCAGGATGATCCTGGCTCCATCGGATTTGCTCTTGTACTTCTGGCCGGAGGTCTCATGGTTTATTTTAAACTCACTTCGCAGCACATCCCTCTGGCGCTGTTTTGCCTGCTCAAGATCAAGAGAGCCTTGCGCTCAAAGAGCTTGTTAATGAGCTGATAAAACTTATGAAAGATGCAGAGCGAGGGCCCGAAGATTGGCAAATAACCTTTTAAATCTGCGCAGTCGTAGCTCGCAGCAGATTCAACTACCGAGTTCAGGATAATATAAAGGGGGCTGATAGAGCCCCCCAAAGCCTACATGTGCATGCTAGAGTTATCGTTATGGTCCGCTTCAAACATGAGGGAAGCCACTTGATCGGCCTTCGTTTTATCAATTTTCTTGCTAGTATAATTAACTATATGGAGGAATAGCTCACAAAAAATTTCTTCAGATTCACGCTCACCAATAAAAGTCTCAACCTCAGTTATGTGATTATCAATAGCTTGATTAAAACATTCCAAATCACTCATTGAGAAACGTCGCTCGGGCGAATGCAGATGTAATGATTCTGTAATAGCTCCATATTCCCGGTACGCATGAGCGCAGTGTGGATCAATCATTAGCGCATCAGAATACATTGAATAAGCGATTAAATGAGCCTTGGTAATGTTCATTTCGTATGGGCATTTTTTATAATAATAAAAATGGGCTACAAAAGATAATAACGTTGCCAAAAACTCAGGCTCGCTATAATTTTGTGCTACGCGCTTCATAGCAGATGCAAATATTTGGCTGGATGGGGTTGTCCCCGGTTTGGGCGCCCTGTCTTTTTGTGCAAAAAATGAATTACTTATTGGAGCTTGCAAAATATGCATAGGTTGCCCCAGTTGTTCATTATTTGCCTCTTGCAGTTTAGGTCGTTTTGCTCGTTCTTGCTCTAGCAGGATTAGTTCCTCTTCATCTTCTTCTATCACTCTTCTAGAAGATTTCTTATTTAAATTTTGTGGTTGTGCTTTTAATTGTATAGATTTTTGGATTAATTCACCAATGTCATTAATAACTTGTCTATTCTGTATTAGACGGGGGAGTGCCTTTATGAGTATTCTGTATTGGCGAATGAAATGAGCAGTCTCATTGGAGCTCTTTTGTTCTATAGCAATTAACAATTGATAATTTAAAAGTTCTAAATGATTGGAACTACCTGGTCTTATGTTATTTTCTAA
Above is a genomic segment from Legionella lytica containing:
- a CDS encoding oxidative damage protection protein — encoded protein: MTRIVHCCKLKRDAEGMLKAPFPGALGERIFNEVSKEAWNMWLSHQTMLINEYRLNLLESKSREFLKEEMQKYFFGEGSEKPAGYTPN